The nucleotide window GAACGTTTAAcatgatttcaatttttttatttttagcaacaaTGATTTGGACGAACCACTGGAAGAGCAGATAGTCGAACAAGAACCTGAACCGGAGCCAGAACCAGAGCAGGATCCAGAGCCAGAGGTGGTGGAAGAAAAGTGTGAACCTGTGTCTGAGGAACCTGCCCCAGAAGAAGAAGAGGTGCTGGAAAAGAGCCCATCCCCACTTCCTGCAGACCCTGCACCAGCAGTACAGGAGGACTCCAGGGTAAAAGACTGTATTTATGATTTGACTTGCCTATATGGACATTTTGCTTATACATGATAAAAACAGCAACTAACTCTTTGCTCTTTTAACCACCCCAGACCTTTTCCTGGGCCTCAGTGACAAGCAAAAATCTCCCACCTAGTGGTGCTGTCCCAGTTTCTGGAATCCCACCCCACGTTGTCAAAGTTCAACCATCACAGGTAAGTTGAACTTGGTCATATTTCATTCTTAACTAATGCTCACTCCAGTATATGGATGCAAGACGATCTAAACATGGTGTGCGCTTGTGTTAACCAACCAGACTTATTTACATTCATGGTGTGCTTGGTTACTACTGCAGTGTACCCATTTCATTATGGGAGATCAGGAGTTTAGGTGACATTAAATTGACTTGTTTGGCCTTGACTTGTTGAGGAGGTTGGAAAATATTATGAACAGTCATTGTTTGAACTTTGGGCTTCTTATAGCTCTATAACATAGTTGTATACTAATGGTGTGTTTTGTTTATAGCCCCGGCCTGAAACCAAACCGGAAAACCCAACCCAGAGACCACCACAGAGAGATCAGCGAGTCCGAGAACAGAGGACTATGACTGTGCCTCCCCGAGGCGGGCCCAGACCAGGTAAAGAAATCTGGTGATTTAACAACTGCCAAACAGTAATGaatgagatttttattttcttggtcCTCCTTTGATGTGGGCTTTACCTGGGCAAAATGTCAGTTTGATAGCCCCCTTCTGCTCAAGTTCATTTGACAAAAACcacagtttttaaaattaaacacctATAAAATTTAAAAGATGAGGTTGCATTCAGTAAATATTGCAAACAGGTCTATTTTTAAAGATGCGAAACAGCAGTCTTCAGTACTCAACTGCCCAATGGCAATGCCTCATTCTAGGTAATGGAGACCTCTTGcccagtggtcgctaaccttttcgGACTGGCGGGCCACTGAATTTCACGGCTCtgaactgcgcatgtgtgggCAGCCGGTTGTCACTTACAAGGGCAAGAaatttcccctttagtgatgtcatgattccagaacctgctcattctcccattgcagatctcagcctgtgatgggagagtgggcagggtttaTCCAGAGACAAACCCGCTCTGAGCCAGCGATCTATACAGAAgatgtggtctgcagctctggtcgATGCATCCCCCCCGCCGGGGTCCTTCACTGGCCAgaaccgcagaccaccaaaattttcatgttggttggtgaccgctgctctttGTTGATCAGAGAACTTTCAGTTATCCTGTTGTAAATATTTGAGTAGTGGTTGAGAATTTCAGCATATGAGTGAGAGGGGAGACTAGAAATtgggaaaggcaaaatataaacaaaatttacaatatttatatataattttttttctctctgtagtAAGAGAGGGTGAACAAGGAGAGTTGGAGACGAGGCGCATCAACAGATACCCAGACAGCCATCAACTTTTTGTGGGCAATCTGCCACATGATGTGGACAAGAGTGAGCTTAAGGAATTCTTTCagagtaagtttgtttttttttttttttgttttttttttttcctctctgtccCTGCACTTTAATTCCAGAATGTCAGACCCCCTATAAAGTTAGATAAGCACCCCAAGGAGTCTGTCAATGTTACTGTATTGTGGAAAATGATCCATAGCTCTTGAACATGTATATCAAAGCGCAGGGGCCCCTCTCGCATTATCCCCCTTGAACTGAAACATCAAATTTCTTTTGAaaggtattattttataaaaatatataaaattatacttttgtcatttactgaGCATAATTATCCAGTGTAGTTTTCAAACATAAAACTGCATTCTAATAATGAAGATGCATCCTGTTTTAAGTGACCACTATAGGAATAAACTTTGAAagcaaatgtagaaaaaaaattcccaaacttCTAGCCCTTCCCCCACAATCTCCGAAAAAAGGAAGGGTGCGTTGGGTTGGTAAAGCTACTTTTGTagtgttgattttttgttttttctagtcAAGAGGTCAGGAAACTTAAGTGGCCACCaggccattttaggggtaggcaggagcgCACTAGGTCTGACTCTCTCTCGAGTTCCGTCCCCCatcaggaacgccccctgaagagaaatgcctctcctctgcaatgcatacgaaggagagggaatgttccctaatTACgccggtggcggaagtgttaacaccggccgtggtaaataggcaagggagccaccacacggaagCTCAAGAGCCGTATGCGGCTCAGTAGTTTGTTCCCGGCTCCGCCTTGGGTTGCCGGCTGAGgataggccggatcagccaggggtcgttgggctggaacaaactacctgctaggtcgtatctggccgacccctggtctagtcaTTCCTTTTCTGGTGCAGTTAGTGATGTAAAACCTCTCTGTGTTCTTGGTTTGCATGACTGGtctgattttaacattttcttctttttccagctTATGGCACAGTCGTTGAACTTCGTATAAACAGCGGTGGAAAGCTTCCTAACTTTGGCTTTGTTGTATTTGATGATGCAGAACCTGTCCAAAAAATCCTGAGCAGTCGGGTAAAGCATGGCTTTATTTCTCTTTAggccccaaaatattttttgccattCGCTTTATAAAGGTAAGGTAATATTTTCCAATAGAgtaatgtgatttttgttttttatgtagcCCATCATGTTCCGTGCAGATGTGCGTTTGAACGTGGAAGAGAAGAAAACCCGTGCAGCACGAGAGGGTGACCGTCGTAGTGACAGGCCCCGTGGCCCTGGAGGACCACGTGGAGGTCTGGGAGGGGGTCTGAGAGGTCCACCACGTGGTGCTATGTCACAGAAGCCTGGTTTTGGGGCAGGAAGAGGCATTCAAGGTCCACGCcagtgattttgatttttttttttcttttttttgtgtgttttgagtGGCATCTTaacatcaaaaagcaaaaaatcgCCCTCTTCTGTCCTGCAGCCTTCTGAAACTTGGGGTCTTGGATGTCTTGGCATATTGTCCCAATGTGATGGACTGCTACACTTCACCTATCCCATCCCAACCCTTTTGTTTGTGTTGcgattttacagaattttttttttttcttgattctcTTCCCAGAATCCAGCATTTGTTGGACAATGtcttttaaggggggggggggaaaggatTTAAAtccagcaaaaacaaaactgttttcgGAGTCAAATGCAATGGAACATTTCCTGAATTTAGGCAAATCCAGACGTATGATTGGGAATGCTGGTATAGGCTTCGGTTTTCTCGACTTAAAATCTATTCTGGCACTCTACTCAGAGCTCTACATGGGGGAGGGGAAGGCTAGTCCTTGGCACAGTATTCTGATCTCGGTAGTATGTATTCATTAAAGCTGTGAGTAGTGATGGACGCAGGTGGCTTATAGCAGCCCCTTAAAATCTCCATCTGTGcaaatttactgcaaaaaaaattaataataaaaggtgttCATTGGAATTTCTGTACTAACACTTTTTTTACGGCACCATCAAGAAAGttgtggaaaatataaaaactacTGTTTTACCAGTCAAATTTTGGATTTTGGGATAGGTTTTAAATGTCTAGCTACTTGACTTTAAAACTCATTTgaaattgtgaaaatatttttttgataggaaattttttttcctcatgGTTTTTAGTTcgtatttgtaaaaaacaaaaacttcaaaaaagaaagcaaaatcgTTGTGCCTTCTATTTATCTCTCATTCCAGTCTCGgcaagttattaaaaataaaatgcataaaaaatcatTGTTTGTCTTGATGGAACTGTCTAATGCTACttgtgtttgggggggggggggggggggagttgcaATGCAAACTGGTTCTACTATCTTACCCCTCCACCTTCTTGTCTTTGGGGCTTGGAGGCCACTTGTGGATAGAACAGTACTGGTGCTATACTGGCTCTGTTGTGGCATACTAGAAAACTCCAGTGATCAGTTTCCTATAAATCTTGTCATGTAACAGTCTGCATTTGACTATGATCATACCCACATGTGGCTCCATTCAGATATTCCCACTGACTGAAGGCAtctaaagccaaattattttCCTAGCTTTAAACATAGTGAGGAATGATTAGCATTAGTTTGCCTATATTACTGCTATCTGATGTTACATAATTGTTCTACTTCTGTCTTGCTAAAGTCCCCTTTTCACCTTCACTTTCCATTCCTGTTGGATTTTGAGCTCTGTTTAGAAATTAAAGTTGCCTGCATATGGAATATGCTGCATTTTCCTTGCCTATTAGTAAATGAAAACCTTCATAATGAGGACAGTGGCTAGAATTGATATCTTGCTTTGTGTAGCAGGTTGTGCAGTCCAGTGTTAAAGTTGTAACCACATTGGTGTTACTTGGACAAGTCCCAAATACAGTTATGCTTTTCCTTTTAATGTAAAAGCTGTTGCTCAGAAAGTGCGGTTACCTGGCTGGCTCGATTACTCAAATTTATCTAACCTGTATGCAGttgaaaaaaatgctaatctGCAAAGACGCCAATTTATTCCGCATGCCCGATAACTAGTGTTAGCATTTCAAAAAAGTGCTACTTTTACCAGGATGGCTGTCTGAAAACATAAAATCAGATCAGCAGCACACATGAAATCAGATCTTGGCTATGCTGGTGACTTTAGTTTTTGTCCTCTGCTTGCTTTTCTAATACTGCATCAGTTTAATTCCCCTTTCATCCTAGTGTGTGTAATCCAGTATCCCAGTGCCTcgaaaaaaatgtggtttaaacTGATAAAGCTGGCAAAAAATGCAAAACGTTTGGGAGGTAGTTCTTTCATATGCAATGGTTTCATATTGTAATGAATGCTTAATCATGGCAAAGTTTTATAAGCATACTGGCAAATTTCATAGACCGGATGGTATATTAATACAGTAATACCCTGAAAATTCACGCTTCTGAATCTGCGGCTTCACGAATttgcgtatttttttttttttttcccttggaaCCTAACACTTAAACATTCCAGACTACACTATCCAAATCAGCTGAtccaaaaaagcattaaaaactgAAGGAAAACACTTTGTTtagttgttaaaagaaaatgaatcattactgaaagtatggtaattttatttgttttaagagTTCAGTGTCTCGGAGAAGACACGGGTGGCCACAAATAGCGTCCAAAATTTGTGCATTTTCAAAATTCTTGGGGTTGTCTAGGAATGTAACCCATGTGAATTTTGAGGTATTACTGTACCTACAATCCTAAAGTAACCTGTCATCCTGAATGTGCTACTAATCAATGATTACAGATGTTTGGCTCCTTATTGTCAGGGTAATGCCCTGTGAGTAGTATAACTACCTAGGGCTGGTTTTACCACCAATATTTCAAGTCTTTGTCTGCATAGAAACAAATGCATGTTATATTGGGGGCCCTTGATGTTGGGTGCGCCAGCCTTACTATGTAGTCCTGTTAACTTGGTCTCTCCTCATTTTCCCTTGCAAACCTTTCTGACCCAAGGTCTTTATCTGGGCTCTTGCAGAATGCTTGCATGAAGTTTACATAAACCTTCACCCAAAGGGGTGTTCACCCTCTAGCTTGATTTTCAAAGCTCTTAATTTGTGCTttgcttaaaatgtgttttattagctacatttttattaaaaattcaagCTTTTCCGGATGGTTTAAATCTTCATACTGCACACCAGCATTTTGAGGATTCTTGTAGGGCCACTGCACTTCTCTGTTGCCTCAAAAGTGCAAACCAGATGTGACCTGGCTCATCGGATCCATTTGGTTAATGGTGGGTGTGTGATGTTAAAGAACCAGAAGTGTTGCTGCAGGAGAGATGGAGCAGACCCTGTTCTGGGTAAAACCTTGTGTCTGTCTGCCTTGTCATTTTGTGTCTTGCCTTTAGGAAAGCAATTTATTCTGGTTGTGGCCAGCCAGGACCTGTAATGCTGGCAGTAGATGTCACATATTTACCGCCTGATTTTATTTACACAGGTTTGTATGCCGATTGTGAGATCCTCTGGTATGAGTAGTTGTCTTCTCTTTCCACTCAGTGTTTAGAAACTGTTGGCCTGTAACTTGGATGTTTTGTACAGGGTATCCTTCAAGTGGTTCCCTTACCGCCTGAGCACTCCCCTTGACTCTTTAATCTAAATCTTGTTCTCGCTGCAAAAATATCTAACCTTTACAACTCTAAATTTTGCATACGTGTTTGACAATATGGTGGgaaagtttataaatattgttttctgttcCCTTAGACACTATGTATTTACAACAAATAGATGTTTAAAATAGGCGCTACGAGCACAAGTTTGTGAGTCCTGGGTGTAAAATGGTGCAGATGGTAGGTTTGTCAGGCATGCTGAAAGTAATGTCTATATCACTGTGTTGTGTAATGAGTGCCTTGTATCTGATCTCTCTAGAAGGCTCACTTATTGGTGCATTCTTGTTTGAGAAAAGAAGCCAGTATGAATGAAGAAAAGAAGCCAGTATGAAAGAATGAATGTTCAGACACATTTATCAGTAACTGCAGCAGAAAGAGACCCCGTCATTCCCCAGTACCTGACAAACTAAAGCCACGCAAAGATCGTTTTTAACCCTGCAGTATAATAAATCCTTCTGGCAATGCCATACAGAGAGCCTTCTGCGTTGCCTAAAAGCTACTGTCCTGCTGCATAGTATGTCTGTTGTCATTGTATAAGCACCAGCTTTTAATGATGATCAGTCATGTTTTCTTAATACTGGATCTCAAAGATGTTTGCTTACATGTCCCAATCCATTGCACGTACCAGAAATTTTTGAGATTTGTGGTGCCGCAGCATTGATAACTCCGGAGCCTTGCCTTTTGGCTTTTCTCCTGGTCCAAAAGAATCTAGCAGAGGTTATGGCATACCTCTGTCATATTTTAGTAATTACCTGGATTTACCAAGGAGAATATCATCTAATGAAAAGCTCCTAGAAGATTTGTAACCTGTTGCTTTAACCTTTTGATTGTCTTGGGGTTGGTTGATAAACTGAGGGAAAAGTCAGACTGTTGCATTTTTGGAGTAATTAGTAGATATATTAGGTCAGAAAATATTGTGTATATCAAGAAAGAATGGGGATTTTGTGGATATAGCTACTAATTTCTGTCAAAAAAGGAGTCCCTCATAAAATCTACTACGGTTTCTCCTAAAATACCTCCCTGTCCAAGGTAAGTGGTCAAGAGATCTGTTCCCTCTCCGCTAATGTAAGAAAGCTGTTGGCAGTAATGGGAGCATTTATTGCATTTCAGTCTATTATCAGAGTGAGATGTCCTGAATAGTTTTGGCCAATGCCCACTACTGTGACTTGAATCGCCCAAATGGGAGCTAGGTCATAGGCTCTGTTAGAATTAACATTGGACCTTTGGTTGGGCAGAGGGAAATATTGGCTTACTGGTGGCAGACCCTTCAAAAAGGGTTTCACAAACATCTTAGCAGGTTTCCTCAGTTCACAAAAGGTACAAGCAGCAGAAGGAACTGAATCTTCTGGTGTTTGTCCATTATAAGTTAACCAGGCAATAAAATGGTAGGGAACTTTTCTCACCAAGGGAAAGAATCCCTAGGCATCTTACCCAAGCTTGGGATTTTGATTTGAGATACTCATTCGCTCTTTTCTCCCTGACTCCTAGCATAATACAAAAACTGAACCAAAATAGATGCCCCCTCAGTCTGATCGCCTTAGACTGACTCAGGAGAACATGGTTCGGATATTGCAGAAAACTTCAACGTCATTTGAGCCTGAACATTGGAATTAGA belongs to Pyxicephalus adspersus chromosome 2, UCB_Pads_2.0, whole genome shotgun sequence and includes:
- the G3BP1 gene encoding ras GTPase-activating protein-binding protein 1 isoform X1, which produces MAMLPSSGVHGHSEEHTVLIMGEADTKFQLTKEMVMEKPSPLLVGREFVRQYYTLLNQAPDFLHRFYGKSSSYVHGGLDSNGKPADAVYGQADIHKKVMSLNFKDCRTKIRHVDAHATLNDGVVVQVMGELSNNRQPMRRFMQTFVLAPEGSVANKFYVHNDIFRYQDEVFGDSDTEPPEESDEEVDEPEERQQTPEVAATDDGAYYEQSGSNNDLDEPLEEQIVEQEPEPEPEPEQDPEPEVVEEKCEPVSEEPAPEEEEVLEKSPSPLPADPAPAVQEDSRTFSWASVTSKNLPPSGAVPVSGIPPHVVKVQPSQPRPETKPENPTQRPPQRDQRVREQRTMTVPPRGGPRPVREGEQGELETRRINRYPDSHQLFVGNLPHDVDKSELKEFFQTYGTVVELRINSGGKLPNFGFVVFDDAEPVQKILSSRPIMFRADVRLNVEEKKTRAAREGDRRSDRPRGPGGPRGGLGGGLRGPPRGAMSQKPGFGAGRGIQGPRQ
- the G3BP1 gene encoding ras GTPase-activating protein-binding protein 1 isoform X2 codes for the protein MVMEKPSPLLVGREFVRQYYTLLNQAPDFLHRFYGKSSSYVHGGLDSNGKPADAVYGQADIHKKVMSLNFKDCRTKIRHVDAHATLNDGVVVQVMGELSNNRQPMRRFMQTFVLAPEGSVANKFYVHNDIFRYQDEVFGDSDTEPPEESDEEVDEPEERQQTPEVAATDDGAYYEQSGSNNDLDEPLEEQIVEQEPEPEPEPEQDPEPEVVEEKCEPVSEEPAPEEEEVLEKSPSPLPADPAPAVQEDSRTFSWASVTSKNLPPSGAVPVSGIPPHVVKVQPSQPRPETKPENPTQRPPQRDQRVREQRTMTVPPRGGPRPVREGEQGELETRRINRYPDSHQLFVGNLPHDVDKSELKEFFQTYGTVVELRINSGGKLPNFGFVVFDDAEPVQKILSSRPIMFRADVRLNVEEKKTRAAREGDRRSDRPRGPGGPRGGLGGGLRGPPRGAMSQKPGFGAGRGIQGPRQ